The following are encoded in a window of Lacinutrix sp. WUR7 genomic DNA:
- a CDS encoding sterol desaturase family protein codes for MENLINYFETIPSLHRSLILVGGITFFWLLEGVLPLYKLNYKKWKHAVPNLFFTGTTIIINFALAFLLLQSADWVKANDFGIINWLPEMPLVLYVFLGVFFLDFFGAYLAHFVEHKVNVLWKVHLVHHTDHKVDATTANRHHPLESIIRFAFTLCGVFIVGTPIAIVMLYQSLSLIATQFTHANIKLPRKLDTALSYFLVSPDMHKVHHHYVLPYTDSNYGNIFSVWDRLFGTFMTLDRNKLIYGVDVFPHEAENSSITNLLKQPFQKYRNATKLDAKEN; via the coding sequence TTGGAAAACCTTATAAACTACTTTGAAACCATTCCTAGCTTACATAGAAGTCTTATTCTTGTTGGAGGAATTACATTTTTTTGGCTATTAGAAGGTGTTTTACCTCTGTATAAATTAAACTATAAAAAATGGAAACATGCAGTTCCAAATTTATTCTTTACAGGAACAACAATAATTATAAACTTTGCACTCGCTTTTTTGCTACTTCAAAGTGCTGATTGGGTGAAAGCAAACGACTTTGGAATTATTAATTGGTTACCCGAAATGCCGTTAGTTTTATATGTATTTCTAGGTGTATTTTTTCTGGACTTTTTTGGAGCGTATTTAGCGCATTTTGTAGAACATAAAGTGAATGTCTTATGGAAAGTGCATTTGGTACATCATACCGATCATAAAGTAGATGCAACCACAGCAAATAGACATCATCCGTTAGAAAGTATTATCCGTTTTGCTTTTACTTTATGCGGAGTGTTTATCGTTGGTACACCAATTGCAATTGTAATGTTGTATCAGTCACTATCTTTAATCGCTACACAATTCACACATGCTAATATTAAGTTGCCTAGAAAGCTTGATACTGCCTTAAGTTACTTTTTGGTTTCTCCAGATATGCATAAAGTACACCACCATTATGTGTTGCCTTATACCGATTCTAACTACGGGAATATTTTTTCGGTTTGGGATAGACTTTTTGGGACATTCATGACTCTAGATAGAAACAAATTAATCTACGGAGTCGATGTTTTTCCACACGAAGCAGAAAACAGTAGCATTACTAATTTGCTAAAACAACCATTTCAAAAATACAGAAATGCTACCAAGTTAGATGCAAAAGAAAATTAA
- a CDS encoding YkgJ family cysteine cluster protein — MEEFLKQLPKLAKDKHKENKTFFTKLKKKAPKNLDYIMQELHEEEFERTDCLTCANCCKTTGPLFTDKDVERVAKHFKQKPQQFIANYLRVDEDNDYVLQSVPCTFLGADNYCSIYDVRPKACREFPHTDRKKFQQISNLTMKNVAICPAAFNIVEEMKKRIKA, encoded by the coding sequence ATGGAAGAATTTCTAAAACAACTCCCAAAGCTTGCCAAAGATAAGCATAAGGAAAACAAAACCTTTTTTACAAAGCTAAAAAAGAAAGCACCAAAAAATTTAGATTACATCATGCAAGAATTGCATGAAGAAGAATTTGAGCGTACCGATTGTTTAACCTGTGCTAATTGTTGTAAAACTACTGGTCCTTTGTTTACCGATAAAGATGTAGAAAGAGTTGCAAAACATTTTAAGCAAAAACCACAACAGTTTATTGCTAATTATTTGCGTGTAGATGAAGACAATGATTATGTATTGCAGTCTGTACCTTGTACCTTTTTAGGAGCAGATAATTACTGTTCCATTTATGATGTACGACCAAAAGCATGCAGAGAGTTTCCGCATACAGACAGAAAAAAGTTTCAGCAAATTTCTAATCTTACCATGAAGAACGTGGCTATTTGTCCCGCAGCTTTTAATATTGTAGAAGAAATGAAAAAACGAATAAAAGCCTAG
- a CDS encoding TonB-dependent receptor, which produces MRKQKNKILVILLMLITTLGFSQEREQDTLNPDVIQVVKPYTPTVSDAFKVKEVPSLDDETTATKKEIKYNIFSFPVASTFTPAKGKAAVVDKEEPAKLYDNYATLAAGMYTSILGEVYLNHAISRTESVGGYISHHSSQGGINDLLLDDNFSNTKVSANYARNERDVAWNIEGGFLHQKYNWYGIPQPLYDDAAAEAIGDVDHTFYGFNLGGNVAFTDSYINEASVLYRRFGDNNSSGENRFLVNTDGDFTMQDLDFNIGLRIDYLGGKFDRNYFTEEALKYGNFNIGLSPTYQLIKEDLTLDLGVSLFYLNDIESGKSKFFIYPNISASYRMVDEILIAYGGIQGDLVQNTYYGFAQENPFVSPTLFITPTDQKYNVFVGLKGKIANGMSYDIKGRYMAEGDKAMYRNNLVPYGFDADEAYQNGNAFGIVYDDVSTFGVSGEIKADINRNFTLGVKAEYFSYNVDEEAEAWNLPNLKANLFLDYQITKQWFAGANLFYVGERKGLTGFNDVQNITFPALLNPTETITLKSYFDANAHVGYHLNDRWSAFAKVNNIANQEYNRWQNYPVQGLQFLAGATYKFDF; this is translated from the coding sequence ATGCGAAAGCAAAAAAATAAAATTCTAGTAATCCTTTTAATGTTAATTACCACATTAGGTTTTTCTCAAGAACGCGAACAAGACACCTTAAATCCAGATGTGATTCAGGTTGTAAAACCATATACGCCTACGGTTTCCGATGCTTTTAAAGTAAAGGAAGTTCCATCTTTAGACGATGAAACAACAGCGACCAAAAAGGAAATTAAATACAATATTTTTTCATTTCCTGTAGCATCTACTTTTACGCCAGCAAAAGGAAAAGCAGCAGTGGTAGATAAAGAAGAACCAGCAAAGTTATATGACAATTATGCAACACTTGCAGCAGGAATGTACACCAGTATTTTAGGTGAAGTATATTTAAATCATGCCATTAGTAGAACCGAAAGTGTAGGTGGTTATATAAGTCATCATTCTTCGCAAGGTGGCATTAACGATCTCCTTTTAGATGATAATTTTTCAAATACAAAAGTGAGTGCAAACTACGCTAGAAACGAACGCGATGTAGCATGGAATATTGAAGGCGGATTTTTACACCAAAAGTACAATTGGTATGGCATACCACAGCCTTTGTATGATGACGCTGCAGCGGAAGCTATTGGAGATGTAGATCATACTTTTTATGGATTTAATCTTGGAGGAAATGTAGCTTTTACAGATTCGTATATTAACGAAGCTAGCGTTTTGTATAGACGATTTGGAGATAATAATAGTTCTGGGGAAAACAGATTTCTGGTAAATACCGACGGGGATTTTACGATGCAAGATTTGGACTTTAATATCGGTTTAAGAATCGATTATTTAGGAGGGAAGTTTGATAGAAACTATTTTACAGAAGAAGCCTTAAAATATGGTAACTTTAATATCGGACTTTCACCAACATACCAATTGATAAAAGAAGATTTAACGCTAGATTTAGGAGTTTCGTTGTTTTATTTAAATGATATAGAATCCGGAAAAAGTAAGTTCTTTATCTATCCAAATATTTCAGCATCGTATAGAATGGTAGATGAAATTTTAATCGCTTATGGTGGAATTCAAGGGGATTTGGTTCAGAATACTTATTATGGTTTTGCACAAGAAAATCCGTTTGTATCTCCAACCTTATTCATTACACCAACCGATCAAAAATATAATGTTTTTGTTGGTTTAAAAGGAAAGATAGCCAATGGCATGAGCTATGATATTAAAGGAAGATATATGGCTGAAGGCGATAAAGCAATGTACAGAAATAATCTAGTTCCTTACGGTTTTGATGCAGATGAAGCATACCAAAACGGAAACGCTTTCGGTATCGTTTATGATGATGTTTCTACCTTTGGTGTTTCCGGAGAGATAAAGGCAGACATCAATAGAAATTTCACCTTAGGAGTCAAAGCAGAATACTTTAGCTATAATGTAGATGAAGAAGCTGAAGCGTGGAATCTTCCAAACTTAAAAGCAAATCTATTTTTAGACTATCAAATAACGAAACAATGGTTTGCAGGAGCAAATCTGTTTTATGTAGGAGAACGAAAAGGATTGACTGGTTTTAATGATGTTCAGAATATCACTTTTCCAGCGTTGTTAAATCCTACGGAAACCATCACCTTAAAAAGCTATTTTGATGCCAATGCACATGTTGGTTATCATTTAAACGATAGATGGTCGGCTTTTGCAAAAGTAAATAATATTGCAAACCAAGAATATAACCGTTGGCAAAACTATCCAGTGCAAGGACTTCAATTTCTTGCAGGAGCAACGTATAAGTTTGATTTTTGA
- a CDS encoding tetratricopeptide repeat protein, giving the protein MTRKNLYILLLAIACSFPIFAQQSAIYTSDLVAYQKALSLYNNQQYLAAQSLFNQIKRTAKADVLESDCAFFIANCAVRLNQQNADQLIENFVADYPTSTKRNTAYVDVADYYFTNEKYAHAKKWYDKVDESGLARTEKERFNFNNGYVAFVTQDFKTAKEYLSRVENSQEYGSQAKYYIGFMAYQSDDYDKANEYFDQVGEEEKYKEKLSYYQADLHFKLGKFEEAIKLAKEQVPNSDETEVSQLNKIIGESYFNLEKYPEAIPFLSKYEGTRGKWNNTDYYQLGYAYYKQKEYQKAINEFNKIVGGNNSVAQNAYYHLGESYVNLDKKQEALNAFRNASEMDYDLKIQEDAWLNYAKISYEIGNPYQSVPQVLSTYLDTYPETAYKSEIETLLIDSYITSKNYKEALKLLEGKKSFENKVAYQKVTFYRGIELYNESKYQEALKLFNTSLKEPQDAKYTARATFWKAETDYNLSNFEDALVGFKQFEQQTSATETPEITNLDYNIAYTYFKQKNYTQATQYFNQFISKRKEDKVRLNDAYLRLADGYFVSSQYNEAIQAYDEAIKIGKIESDYAFFQKALSIGYAGNASQKITQLETFINTYEASKLRDDAIYELGNSYVKAGNTDKAMQAYDRLNSEYSRSPFVPKALLRQGLVYYNGSENQSALTKFKKVAADFPGTPEANQAVATARLIYIDLGKVDEYASWVKTLDYIEVTNADLDNTTYEAAEKKYLDNETDKAIKQFNGYLQEFPNGLHALQAHFYVAQLYFKKDLKETAAPHFKYVTQASQSEFTEESLMRLAQIYTESKNWADAIPVLTRLEMEANFPQNVIFAQSNLMKANYELEKYNEAVAYAEKVLLKSSLDNKIKSDAHVIIARSAMKTGNEDRAKTAYAQVELTATGETAAEALFYNGYFKNKAGSYEASNTAIQRLAKDYSGYKYYSAKGLVVMAKNYYALDDAFQATYILESVIKNFAAFEDVVAEAQTELSKIKEEQAKTNASVVPED; this is encoded by the coding sequence ATGACTAGAAAAAATCTATACATACTTCTATTAGCTATAGCTTGTAGTTTTCCAATATTTGCACAACAATCGGCAATATACACCAGTGATCTTGTAGCCTATCAAAAAGCGTTAAGCTTATATAATAATCAACAATATTTAGCAGCACAATCTTTATTTAATCAAATAAAGAGAACGGCAAAAGCAGATGTTTTAGAAAGTGATTGTGCTTTCTTTATAGCAAATTGTGCCGTGCGATTAAACCAACAAAACGCAGATCAACTAATTGAAAACTTTGTAGCAGATTATCCTACAAGTACCAAACGAAATACTGCTTATGTAGATGTTGCAGATTATTATTTTACCAACGAAAAATATGCACACGCTAAAAAATGGTACGATAAAGTAGATGAAAGCGGATTAGCAAGAACCGAAAAGGAAAGATTCAACTTTAATAATGGTTACGTTGCTTTTGTAACGCAAGATTTTAAAACAGCAAAAGAATATTTGAGTCGTGTAGAAAACTCACAAGAATATGGATCGCAAGCCAAGTATTATATCGGGTTTATGGCATATCAAAGTGATGATTATGATAAGGCAAACGAGTACTTTGATCAAGTTGGTGAAGAAGAAAAATACAAAGAGAAGCTTTCTTACTATCAAGCAGATTTACATTTTAAACTCGGTAAGTTTGAAGAAGCTATAAAACTGGCAAAAGAACAAGTTCCTAATAGTGATGAAACCGAAGTTTCGCAACTCAACAAAATAATTGGTGAAAGCTATTTTAACCTAGAGAAATATCCAGAGGCTATTCCTTTTTTATCTAAATATGAAGGGACTCGAGGTAAGTGGAATAACACCGATTATTACCAGCTTGGCTATGCATACTACAAACAAAAAGAGTATCAGAAAGCCATCAACGAGTTCAATAAAATTGTTGGAGGAAATAATAGCGTAGCACAAAATGCCTACTATCATTTAGGGGAAAGCTATGTGAATCTAGACAAAAAACAAGAGGCTTTAAATGCGTTTCGTAATGCTTCAGAAATGGATTACGACTTAAAAATTCAAGAGGATGCATGGTTAAATTATGCGAAGATTAGTTACGAAATAGGAAATCCGTACCAATCTGTTCCGCAAGTATTATCTACTTATTTAGATACATATCCAGAAACAGCATACAAAAGCGAAATAGAAACCTTGCTAATCGATTCGTATATCACTTCTAAAAACTACAAGGAAGCCTTAAAGTTATTAGAAGGTAAAAAGAGTTTTGAAAATAAAGTAGCGTACCAAAAGGTGACTTTTTATAGAGGAATTGAATTGTACAATGAAAGCAAATACCAGGAAGCTTTAAAACTTTTTAATACGTCTTTAAAAGAACCACAAGACGCTAAATATACTGCAAGAGCAACTTTTTGGAAAGCAGAAACCGATTACAATCTTTCTAATTTTGAAGATGCTTTAGTTGGTTTTAAACAATTTGAACAACAAACCTCTGCAACAGAAACGCCAGAAATTACCAACTTAGATTACAATATTGCATACACCTATTTTAAACAGAAAAATTATACGCAAGCAACACAATATTTCAATCAATTTATAAGTAAAAGAAAAGAGGATAAAGTAAGATTGAATGATGCATATCTTCGTTTGGCAGATGGTTATTTTGTTTCTAGTCAGTATAACGAAGCCATTCAAGCTTATGACGAAGCAATTAAAATAGGAAAAATCGAATCCGATTACGCATTTTTTCAAAAAGCATTAAGTATTGGTTATGCCGGAAATGCTTCCCAAAAGATTACGCAATTAGAAACGTTTATAAATACGTATGAAGCTTCTAAATTACGCGATGATGCAATTTATGAGCTTGGTAATTCCTATGTAAAAGCAGGAAACACAGACAAAGCAATGCAAGCTTATGATCGTTTAAATAGCGAATATTCTCGTAGTCCATTCGTGCCAAAAGCATTACTCCGACAAGGATTAGTTTATTATAATGGAAGCGAAAACCAATCCGCTTTAACCAAATTTAAAAAGGTTGCGGCAGATTTCCCTGGAACTCCAGAAGCAAATCAAGCGGTTGCTACAGCACGTTTAATTTATATCGATTTAGGAAAAGTAGACGAATACGCTTCTTGGGTGAAAACCTTAGATTATATCGAAGTTACTAATGCCGATTTAGATAATACCACCTATGAAGCTGCCGAAAAGAAGTATTTAGATAATGAAACCGATAAAGCAATTAAGCAGTTTAATGGTTACTTACAAGAATTTCCAAACGGATTACATGCTTTACAAGCGCATTTCTATGTCGCACAATTATATTTCAAAAAGGATTTAAAGGAAACCGCTGCACCACATTTTAAATATGTGACCCAAGCTTCGCAAAGTGAATTTACCGAAGAATCTTTGATGCGTTTGGCACAAATTTATACCGAAAGTAAAAATTGGGCCGACGCCATTCCAGTGTTAACTAGGTTAGAAATGGAAGCAAACTTTCCGCAAAATGTAATCTTTGCACAATCTAATTTAATGAAAGCAAATTACGAGTTAGAAAAATATAATGAGGCTGTCGCTTACGCGGAAAAAGTACTATTAAAAAGTAGCTTAGATAATAAAATTAAAAGTGATGCACATGTGATTATTGCACGTTCTGCAATGAAAACAGGAAACGAAGACAGAGCAAAAACGGCCTATGCACAAGTGGAATTAACAGCGACAGGAGAAACCGCAGCAGAAGCGTTGTTTTATAATGGCTATTTTAAAAATAAAGCAGGAAGTTATGAAGCTTCAAATACAGCTATCCAACGTTTAGCAAAAGATTATTCTGGCTATAAATATTACAGCGCAAAAGGATTAGTGGTGATGGCGAAAAATTATTACGCTTTAGACGACGCCTTTCAAGCTACCTACATTTTAGAAAGTGTAATTAAAAATTTTGCAGCCTTTGAAGATGTAGTTGCAGAAGCACAAACCGAATTAAGCAAAATAAAAGAAGAACAAGCAAAGACAAATGCGTCTGTTGTTCCAGAAGATTAA
- a CDS encoding bifunctional 2-polyprenyl-6-hydroxyphenol methylase/3-demethylubiquinol 3-O-methyltransferase UbiG: MKDLFGKALLDYQNGNYTEDIITSTNISDADELPIPYLFRSFSEMPKLEQKALQLSKGKVLDVGSGAGSHSLYLQEKNIAVQAIDISKGAIEVCKKRGVIKAEVKDLLKETETFDTILLLMNGTGIFQELNHVVTYLKHLKSILNSGGQILIDSSDIKYMYEDEDGGFWMDTTANYYGELDYFLSYKGEDEKPMKWLYLDFNTLLTACTSVGLKCELITEGDHFDYLAKLSL, translated from the coding sequence ATGAAAGATTTATTCGGAAAAGCCTTATTAGATTACCAAAACGGAAACTATACAGAAGACATTATTACTTCTACTAATATTAGTGATGCAGATGAATTACCTATTCCATATCTTTTTAGAAGTTTTTCTGAAATGCCGAAACTTGAGCAAAAAGCATTACAACTTTCTAAAGGAAAGGTCTTAGATGTTGGATCAGGAGCTGGTAGTCATAGTTTGTATTTACAGGAAAAAAACATTGCTGTACAAGCTATTGATATTTCTAAAGGAGCTATAGAAGTTTGTAAAAAGAGAGGTGTTATTAAAGCCGAAGTAAAAGATCTTTTAAAGGAAACCGAAACTTTTGACACTATCTTATTACTGATGAATGGTACTGGTATATTTCAAGAGCTGAATCACGTGGTGACGTATTTGAAGCATTTAAAAAGTATTTTAAATTCTGGCGGACAAATATTAATAGATTCTAGTGATATTAAATATATGTACGAAGATGAAGATGGTGGATTCTGGATGGATACTACTGCCAATTATTATGGCGAACTCGATTATTTTTTAAGCTATAAAGGAGAGGATGAAAAACCAATGAAATGGTTGTATTTAGATTTTAACACCTTGCTTACTGCTTGTACTTCGGTTGGGCTAAAATGTGAATTAATTACCGAAGGAGACCATTTTGATTATTTGGCCAAGCTTAGTCTTTAG
- a CDS encoding amidohydrolase — MKKLFSLLILLLIFSCNKEAQQVDTIVTNAKIYTVNANFETAEAFAIKDGKFLEVGNAIDIKKKFQADTIIDAKGQTIVPGLIDAHCHFYGLGLYEQRVNLVGTKSFVEVIKRVTDFQEKRNSPFIIGRGWDQNDWEEKEYPNKALLDRLFPDTPVAISRIDGHAMLCNQAVLDLAKITKNTKVEGGEILMEKGKLTGILIDNPMGLVEAIFPEPTKQEKIAALLEAQTICTNLGLTTVSDAGLDRDVIELIDSLQKAEKLNIRVYAMISNTKENLDYYLPKGKIKTEKLNVQSVKVYADGALGSRGAALKQEYTDKHNHFGAMVIGLEDYKNLATRIEKADYQMNTHAIGDSAIHFVLNTYNKTLEGKTDRRWRVEHAQVITDNDFDYFKNENIIPSIQPTHATSDMYWAEERLGKERVKGAYAYKTLLNQSGRVALGTDFPVEQVSPFLTFYAAVARQDVEGYPENGFNKENALTREETLKGMTIWAAHANFEEQEKGSIEAGKFADFIILDKDIMQVPEREIPNIKVQQTFIDGVAQ, encoded by the coding sequence ATGAAAAAACTATTTTCCCTTTTAATCCTGCTACTCATCTTCTCCTGTAACAAAGAAGCGCAACAAGTAGATACTATTGTTACCAATGCAAAAATTTACACCGTAAACGCAAACTTTGAAACTGCGGAAGCATTCGCAATTAAAGACGGAAAGTTTTTAGAAGTAGGTAATGCAATCGATATTAAAAAGAAGTTTCAAGCAGATACAATAATCGATGCTAAAGGGCAAACCATTGTTCCTGGTTTAATAGATGCACATTGTCATTTTTACGGATTAGGCTTATATGAGCAACGTGTAAACCTTGTTGGTACCAAAAGTTTTGTCGAAGTAATAAAACGGGTTACCGACTTTCAAGAAAAAAGAAATAGCCCTTTTATTATAGGTCGTGGTTGGGATCAAAACGATTGGGAAGAAAAAGAATATCCAAACAAAGCATTATTAGATAGATTATTTCCAGATACTCCAGTGGCAATAAGCAGAATTGATGGCCACGCTATGTTATGTAATCAAGCAGTTTTAGATCTAGCAAAAATTACCAAAAACACAAAAGTAGAGGGAGGAGAAATTCTAATGGAAAAAGGAAAACTTACAGGTATTCTAATTGATAATCCTATGGGATTAGTAGAAGCCATTTTTCCGGAACCTACAAAACAAGAAAAAATTGCAGCATTATTAGAAGCACAAACTATTTGTACTAATCTAGGATTAACAACGGTTTCAGATGCAGGATTAGATCGAGATGTTATCGAATTGATAGATAGTTTACAAAAGGCTGAAAAACTAAACATTCGAGTATATGCGATGATTAGCAACACCAAAGAAAACCTAGATTATTACCTTCCTAAAGGAAAAATAAAAACCGAAAAACTAAATGTACAATCTGTAAAAGTATATGCCGATGGCGCTTTAGGTTCTCGAGGTGCAGCTTTAAAACAAGAATATACCGATAAGCATAATCATTTTGGAGCAATGGTTATTGGTCTAGAGGATTACAAAAATCTTGCAACAAGAATTGAAAAAGCAGACTATCAAATGAATACGCATGCTATTGGAGATTCTGCAATTCACTTTGTTTTAAATACCTACAATAAAACACTAGAAGGAAAAACAGACAGACGTTGGCGAGTAGAACATGCGCAAGTAATAACAGACAACGATTTTGATTATTTTAAAAACGAAAATATTATTCCTTCCATACAACCAACACACGCTACAAGTGATATGTATTGGGCAGAAGAACGTTTAGGTAAAGAAAGAGTAAAAGGAGCATATGCCTATAAAACGTTATTAAATCAAAGTGGACGCGTTGCTTTGGGAACCGATTTCCCCGTAGAACAGGTTAGTCCGTTTTTAACTTTTTACGCTGCAGTTGCAAGACAAGATGTGGAAGGATATCCAGAGAATGGTTTTAATAAAGAAAACGCATTAACCAGAGAAGAAACCTTAAAAGGAATGACCATTTGGGCAGCGCATGCTAATTTTGAAGAACAAGAAAAAGGAAGCATAGAAGCTGGTAAGTTTGCAGATTTTATTATTTTAGATAAAGATATCATGCAAGTTCCAGAGCGTGAAATTCCTAATATAAAAGTGCAGCAAACTTTTATTGATGGCGTGGCACAATAA
- a CDS encoding DUF2059 domain-containing protein gives MKKIYTLVIALIVSTTTFAQVDAYSEDVKQCIKSNGTYAYYEDVVDQMFGMLQEQYASQEVPETLWNELKGLKTESLEELSQMVVSAYRGHFTHQDVKNMNDLYATKAGQNMFKEAGNLTEGDKVALTEFYRSDTGQKITGSQDSMNASMSKISEMWSSGFYRTIVGKLSEKGFNL, from the coding sequence ATGAAAAAAATATATACACTAGTAATCGCCTTAATTGTATCTACAACAACTTTTGCACAAGTAGATGCGTATAGCGAAGACGTAAAACAATGTATTAAGAGCAATGGTACATATGCCTATTATGAAGATGTAGTAGATCAAATGTTTGGTATGTTGCAAGAACAATATGCTTCACAAGAGGTTCCAGAAACGCTTTGGAACGAACTTAAAGGACTTAAAACAGAATCGTTAGAGGAGTTAAGTCAAATGGTAGTTTCTGCGTATCGCGGACATTTTACTCACCAAGATGTAAAAAACATGAATGATTTGTATGCAACGAAAGCAGGACAAAATATGTTTAAAGAAGCAGGGAACCTTACCGAAGGGGATAAAGTAGCTTTAACCGAGTTTTACAGAAGTGATACCGGACAAAAAATTACAGGATCTCAAGATTCTATGAATGCTTCTATGAGCAAAATTTCTGAAATGTGGAGTAGTGGTTTTTACAGAACGATAGTAGGTAAATTAAGCGAAAAAGGATTTAACTTATAA
- a CDS encoding glycerophosphodiester phosphodiesterase family protein: MNSKTSQIIDIQGHRGCRGLMPENTLPAFKKAIVLGVHTLELDVAISKDNKVIVSHEPYMNPDICLDANGKEIPEGNGEKYNLYQLTYLEIKAFDCGTKFYERFPNQEKIQTYKPSLDEVFSTSEVLNPNIKYNIEIKALPEYDGVFTPEPEEFVKLVLQTIQEHPVFNRCNLQSFDVRILEEIKKQAPEMQVAILVDASEGIPEKLKQLSYKPEIISPYYKLLDKETTNYYQEQGFKVIPWTVNTASQMQEMIRFNVDGIITDFPDVLLQICQ, translated from the coding sequence ATGAATAGTAAAACTTCACAAATAATAGATATTCAAGGACACAGAGGTTGTAGAGGTTTAATGCCAGAAAACACACTTCCTGCATTTAAAAAAGCGATAGTGTTAGGCGTGCATACCTTAGAGTTGGATGTTGCTATATCTAAAGATAATAAGGTGATTGTCTCACACGAACCTTATATGAATCCGGATATTTGTTTAGATGCTAACGGAAAAGAAATTCCGGAAGGGAATGGTGAAAAGTACAATCTATACCAATTAACATATTTAGAAATTAAAGCTTTCGATTGTGGTACTAAGTTTTATGAAAGATTCCCCAATCAAGAAAAAATACAAACCTATAAACCGTCGCTAGATGAAGTTTTTAGTACTTCTGAAGTATTAAATCCAAATATTAAATATAATATTGAAATTAAAGCGCTTCCCGAATATGATGGTGTTTTCACACCTGAACCAGAAGAATTTGTGAAACTCGTTTTACAAACTATTCAAGAACATCCAGTGTTTAATAGGTGCAATCTTCAATCTTTTGATGTACGAATTCTCGAAGAAATAAAAAAGCAAGCTCCAGAAATGCAAGTGGCTATTTTGGTGGATGCATCCGAAGGGATTCCAGAAAAACTAAAACAGTTAAGCTACAAGCCAGAAATAATAAGTCCGTATTATAAACTGTTAGATAAAGAAACTACAAACTATTATCAAGAACAAGGGTTTAAAGTAATTCCGTGGACCGTGAATACTGCTTCTCAAATGCAAGAAATGATTCGCTTTAATGTAGATGGAATAATTACTGATTTTCCAGATGTATTATTACAAATTTGTCAATAA